From the Leptolyngbya sp. O-77 genome, one window contains:
- a CDS encoding GAF domain-containing protein — MREEETEDALVETAIAYVEEECDYSLIWIASYDRVGHCLRGRGGRVPNGDPGPLRQQFGLNPGDLMEQVVIQQRPMGVPDLREEMRAGDWRKLAQKYAIQGASIFPLRHRDQCLGVVILGSFLWGVSPHADERTRLSMVFGALASSLFQLEAERQRQQTKRPAEPLLSLLGKLRSLPDLSARLAAVVDETQRFVAPTRTNVYWFEPERRYFWLRASSRDGSGYGSGYGSGQAVTGFTAQEVNSFYQALAADQLVSVGEAHSSLKAEVTGRLMQQIQARSLLVAPILLHNELHGFLAVEGSEPRIWSDEEKSYVRGAAQLIALTAPLEGMEETIQQVKLDQALTAELSTAIFSDYDWNQTLKRASDLLSQRLRAETFAVLLYSSEQEGFEVVYQSHGSQRRNLPPWLDALNQVDWQMLERSTDPVGIENLTEDLKLMAWRQAFLDAGLQSVVVCHTAIGRSLEGLVVLGHDLPRTWNRAERAVLRVASQQIGVILHQWQLQRQTEQQQKINQTIQWGMTTLQQIHTLETLERSAMQQIAQILEVPLAALITWQPGRNLGYITAAVVGNARFSIHLDAAIALHSDSLVQWAKHTDGLLPLTIDDIDAETRRWLNGSDIGQILVMALRTTPEHEPGGMVIVADHLDRYWHERQLNAFGTLVSQLAWSRRYLILSEALTLRQRDLEQINWYKHRQLEEIYRALGIGVKRLNELSNQKDPLAHNRYQQVVRQLGGLLSAIAPVLKNEQWQLHSEYETTPLASLLKRAMERVEPLIRQRQLWHQVHNEESSLNIGGDIPKLELVLHEVLTNACLRSPAGSRLDVWCRPLDARWLELSITDNGIIEPRLLEELQTGRPEDLLAPSILDTPPGLHLEICQSLMQQMGSELSLYQLEDGRILSRMLLPIALGMPPDKPKR, encoded by the coding sequence TTGCGTGAAGAGGAAACTGAAGATGCGCTGGTAGAGACGGCGATCGCCTATGTCGAGGAAGAATGCGACTATTCGCTCATCTGGATCGCGTCCTACGACCGCGTGGGGCACTGTCTGCGCGGGCGGGGTGGGCGCGTGCCCAATGGCGACCCAGGGCCGCTACGGCAGCAGTTTGGGCTAAATCCGGGCGATTTGATGGAGCAGGTGGTGATTCAGCAGCGGCCGATGGGCGTGCCGGATCTGCGCGAAGAGATGCGGGCAGGCGACTGGCGCAAGCTGGCCCAAAAGTATGCCATTCAAGGAGCGTCTATCTTTCCCCTGCGGCATCGAGATCAATGCCTGGGCGTGGTGATTTTGGGGTCGTTTCTCTGGGGCGTGTCGCCCCACGCTGACGAACGCACCCGACTGTCGATGGTGTTTGGGGCGCTGGCATCGTCGCTCTTTCAGCTTGAAGCAGAACGGCAGCGCCAGCAAACCAAGCGCCCGGCCGAGCCGCTGCTGTCGCTGTTGGGCAAGCTGCGATCGCTCCCCGATCTCTCAGCGCGGCTGGCGGCAGTGGTAGACGAAACCCAGCGCTTTGTCGCCCCTACGCGCACCAATGTCTACTGGTTTGAGCCAGAACGACGCTACTTTTGGCTGCGGGCCAGCAGTCGCGATGGCAGCGGCTATGGCAGTGGCTATGGCAGCGGGCAAGCGGTGACAGGCTTCACGGCTCAGGAAGTCAACAGCTTTTATCAGGCACTGGCGGCGGATCAACTGGTGTCGGTGGGCGAGGCCCACAGTTCGCTGAAAGCAGAAGTAACGGGACGACTGATGCAGCAAATCCAGGCGCGATCGCTCTTGGTGGCTCCCATCCTGCTGCATAACGAGCTACACGGCTTTTTAGCCGTCGAGGGCAGCGAGCCGCGCATCTGGTCAGATGAGGAGAAGAGCTACGTGCGCGGCGCGGCCCAACTCATCGCTCTGACTGCGCCCCTAGAAGGCATGGAAGAAACCATTCAGCAGGTGAAGCTGGATCAGGCGCTCACGGCTGAACTGTCCACCGCCATCTTTAGCGACTACGACTGGAACCAAACCCTGAAGCGGGCCTCCGACTTGCTGAGCCAACGGCTGCGGGCCGAAACTTTTGCGGTGCTGCTCTACAGTTCCGAGCAGGAGGGCTTTGAGGTGGTGTATCAAAGCCACGGGTCGCAGCGGCGCAATTTGCCCCCTTGGCTGGACGCGCTCAACCAGGTCGATTGGCAAATGCTGGAACGCAGCACCGATCCCGTCGGCATTGAAAACCTGACCGAAGACCTGAAGCTGATGGCCTGGCGGCAGGCGTTTCTAGACGCGGGCTTGCAATCGGTGGTGGTGTGCCATACCGCGATTGGGCGATCGCTCGAAGGGCTGGTGGTGTTGGGTCACGACCTGCCCCGCACCTGGAACCGCGCCGAACGGGCCGTGCTGCGCGTCGCCAGCCAGCAAATCGGGGTTATCCTGCACCAGTGGCAGCTCCAGCGGCAGACCGAGCAGCAGCAAAAGATTAACCAGACTATCCAGTGGGGCATGACCACCCTCCAGCAAATCCACACGCTGGAAACGCTTGAGCGCTCAGCCATGCAGCAAATTGCCCAAATTCTTGAGGTTCCCCTGGCGGCGCTGATCACCTGGCAGCCCGGTCGCAATCTGGGCTACATTACCGCCGCTGTGGTGGGCAATGCTCGCTTTTCGATTCACCTGGATGCGGCGATCGCCCTCCATTCAGACTCCCTCGTGCAGTGGGCCAAGCACACCGACGGCCTCCTCCCGCTCACCATCGACGACATCGATGCCGAAACACGCCGCTGGCTCAACGGCAGCGACATTGGGCAAATTTTGGTCATGGCCCTGCGGACGACCCCAGAGCATGAACCGGGTGGCATGGTCATCGTGGCAGACCACCTAGATCGCTACTGGCACGAGCGCCAACTGAATGCCTTTGGAACCCTCGTTAGCCAGCTAGCCTGGTCGCGGCGCTACCTCATCCTGTCGGAAGCCCTCACCCTGCGACAGCGCGATTTGGAGCAAATCAACTGGTACAAACATCGGCAACTGGAAGAGATCTACCGGGCGCTGGGTATTGGGGTGAAACGGCTCAACGAACTCAGCAACCAAAAAGACCCCCTGGCCCACAACCGCTATCAGCAGGTCGTGCGGCAACTGGGCGGACTGCTGTCGGCGATCGCCCCCGTGCTAAAAAACGAGCAGTGGCAGCTTCATAGCGAGTATGAAACCACGCCCCTGGCATCGCTACTCAAGCGGGCAATGGAGCGCGTCGAGCCGCTGATTCGCCAGCGCCAGCTCTGGCATCAGGTGCATAACGAAGAAAGCAGCCTCAACATCGGCGGCGATATCCCCAAGTTGGAACTCGTGCTGCATGAAGTGTTGACCAATGCCTGCCTGCGATCGCCTGCTGGCAGCCGCCTGGACGTGTGGTGTCGCCCGCTGGATGCCCGCTGGTTGGAACTGTCTATCACCGACAACGGCATCATCGAACCGCGCCTGCTTGAAGAACTGCAAACGGGCCGCCCCGAAGACCTGCTTGCGCCCTCCATCCTCGACACGCCACCAGGGCTGCACCTGGAAATCTGCCAGTCCCTCATGCAGCAGAT
- a CDS encoding glycosyltransferase has product MPFPLTDPAWIETRDFLKQHAHELDAILAPNEFMEFFPGNYHYNITYLLPPSHFDYVVMHKGMVAEIEPPFALEVLRTFQPIFANAVFVVFAKQPPENAPKAAGVHLQPLLNQLAVVEAQQRGKVKPIRYGVTITTYNRPESLGRSLPQILQLGAPVVIVDDASTPENAAANQRIADEHGVPLIRIPENRGLPNAMNVGIGYWLADPAIDWISYFQDDVDVHPDLFKILEQIQDPLERPILAGRDALEHPTFARGSIAGYEVLFKRSMPGQHLHAHRDYWAGVMPIPTPYLGAPKPTGGKPGQGADEDWWITAWSPHAIPKRGKYLVCVPGLVRSFQITEQGSTWGNISERQEDGQPILDAALKDLAVPATSRDGGLELVERDRPPEPPLADPVLAGLKVLVDGYNLQLTTGTGIRTYAVNLIRALTVLGADVDVLLSRNSNKKDAILDEVLFFDEQDVGGRKLVENLMLIKDLLKSSVPSLYRAWAAETVGEVVLKQGKFTEDFIELARSYNLPKCYSVANAAFNLFGRSTSVTIPEKIDLWHATFPLPVSIPGAKKITTIHDLIPLRLPYTTLDNKKDFYNKVKRSLKDSTLTIAVSEHTKKDVLAYFDADPDKIVVTYQPVNIKPLDAEPEEIGEFLKRYRLGYQNYLLFVGAIEPKKNVGRLLEAYAALETDLPLVIVGKKAWSFEDDLGRLDYLFDPGAKQDVRLLEYVPGDALRYLYQGAYCFVFPSLYEGFGLPPIEAMTMGCPVVTSSASCLPEVCGPAALYVNPYDVADIQAKLEQILGDRPLRDQLAETGKQVAQNFSLKNYLNRLSAAYLRAIG; this is encoded by the coding sequence ATGCCGTTTCCCCTCACCGACCCCGCCTGGATCGAAACCCGCGATTTCCTAAAGCAACACGCCCATGAACTCGACGCGATTCTTGCACCAAACGAGTTCATGGAGTTCTTTCCGGGCAACTATCACTACAACATCACCTACCTGCTGCCGCCGTCCCACTTTGACTATGTGGTGATGCACAAGGGCATGGTGGCGGAAATCGAGCCACCCTTTGCGCTGGAGGTGCTGCGGACGTTTCAGCCGATTTTTGCCAATGCGGTGTTTGTGGTGTTTGCCAAGCAGCCACCAGAGAACGCGCCGAAGGCAGCAGGGGTGCATCTCCAGCCCTTGCTGAACCAGCTTGCGGTGGTGGAGGCGCAGCAGCGGGGCAAGGTAAAGCCGATTCGCTATGGCGTGACGATTACCACCTACAACCGACCAGAGAGCCTGGGGCGATCGCTCCCCCAGATCCTTCAGCTCGGTGCGCCCGTGGTGATTGTGGACGACGCTTCCACCCCCGAAAATGCCGCCGCCAACCAGCGTATTGCCGACGAACACGGTGTTCCCCTCATCCGCATTCCCGAAAATCGCGGCCTGCCCAACGCCATGAACGTCGGCATCGGCTACTGGCTAGCCGACCCCGCCATCGACTGGATTTCCTACTTCCAGGACGATGTGGACGTGCATCCCGACCTGTTCAAGATTCTGGAGCAGATCCAAGACCCGCTGGAGCGACCGATTCTGGCAGGGCGCGACGCGCTGGAGCATCCCACCTTTGCCAGGGGCAGCATTGCCGGGTACGAAGTGCTGTTTAAGCGCTCTATGCCGGGGCAACACCTGCACGCCCATCGGGACTATTGGGCTGGGGTGATGCCGATTCCTACGCCGTACCTGGGCGCACCCAAGCCGACGGGCGGCAAGCCGGGTCAGGGAGCCGATGAGGACTGGTGGATCACTGCCTGGTCGCCCCATGCCATTCCCAAGCGGGGCAAGTACTTGGTCTGCGTGCCGGGGCTGGTGCGGAGCTTCCAGATTACGGAGCAGGGTTCCACTTGGGGCAACATCAGCGAACGGCAAGAGGACGGGCAGCCGATTCTGGATGCGGCGCTGAAGGATCTGGCGGTTCCGGCGACGAGTCGAGACGGGGGGCTGGAACTGGTGGAGCGCGATCGCCCGCCAGAGCCACCCCTGGCCGACCCCGTCCTCGCCGGACTCAAAGTTCTCGTAGATGGCTACAACCTGCAACTGACCACGGGCACGGGCATCCGCACCTACGCGGTGAACCTAATTCGGGCGCTGACGGTGCTGGGGGCGGACGTGGACGTGCTGCTGAGCCGCAACAGCAATAAAAAAGATGCCATCCTGGACGAGGTGCTGTTTTTTGATGAGCAGGACGTGGGCGGGCGCAAGCTCGTCGAAAACCTGATGCTGATCAAAGACCTGCTGAAATCCTCCGTGCCGTCGCTCTATCGGGCGTGGGCGGCGGAAACCGTGGGCGAAGTGGTGCTGAAGCAGGGCAAGTTTACCGAAGATTTCATCGAGCTGGCCCGTTCCTACAACCTGCCGAAGTGCTACAGTGTCGCCAATGCAGCGTTTAACCTGTTTGGACGATCGACCTCGGTGACGATTCCCGAAAAAATTGACCTGTGGCACGCCACGTTTCCGCTGCCCGTCAGCATTCCCGGCGCGAAGAAAATCACGACGATTCACGACCTGATTCCCCTGCGCCTGCCCTACACGACGCTGGACAACAAGAAAGATTTCTATAACAAAGTGAAGCGATCGCTCAAGGATTCCACCCTGACGATCGCCGTTTCGGAACACACCAAAAAAGACGTGCTGGCCTATTTCGATGCCGACCCCGATAAAATCGTCGTCACCTACCAGCCCGTCAATATCAAGCCGCTGGACGCAGAGCCGGAGGAAATCGGTGAATTTCTCAAGCGCTATCGGCTGGGCTACCAGAACTATCTGCTGTTTGTGGGGGCGATCGAACCCAAGAAGAACGTCGGGCGCTTGCTGGAAGCCTACGCCGCGCTGGAAACTGACCTGCCGCTGGTGATCGTGGGCAAAAAGGCCTGGTCCTTTGAGGACGACCTGGGGCGGCTGGATTATCTGTTTGACCCCGGTGCCAAGCAGGACGTGCGCCTGCTGGAATATGTCCCCGGTGATGCCCTGCGCTATCTGTATCAGGGGGCGTACTGTTTTGTCTTCCCGTCGCTCTACGAAGGGTTTGGGCTGCCGCCGATCGAGGCGATGACGATGGGCTGTCCGGTGGTCACATCGAGCGCGTCCTGCTTGCCAGAGGTCTGCGGCCCGGCGGCACTGTACGTGAATCCCTACGACGTGGCGGATATTCAAGCCAAGCTAGAACAAATCTTGGGCGATCGCCCCCTACGCGACCAGCTTGCAGAAACCGGGAAACAGGTGGCCCAGAACTTCAGCCTAAAGAACTACCTGAACCGGCTCAGCGCTGCCTACCTGAGGGCGATCGGCTAA
- a CDS encoding IS5 family transposase (programmed frameshift), with amino-acid sequence MTTRRYALRDDQWERLQDLLPGRAGAVGVTAKDNRLFVEAVLYRYRAGIPWRDLPERFGHFRKVHTRFRRWAKTGVWQRVFQVLSEDADNEYAMIDTTIVRAHQHSAGAKGGANAQAIGRSKGGLSTKIHATVDALGNPTGFHLTPGQTCDLDGADVLLRTFKADTVLADKGYDADQRVIERLQQQGKAAVIPPKRNRKTPREYDKELYKARHLIENFFAKLKQYRAIATRYDKLAETFLSAIYMAAALTWLN; translated from the exons ATGACAACCCGACGCTACGCCCTGCGCGATGACCAATGGGAACGGCTCCAAGATTTGCTCCCTGGACGAGCGGGGGCGGTGGGAGTCACAGCAAAGGATAATCGTCTGTTTGTCGAGGCAGTGCTATATCGATATCGAGCCGGCATTCCCTGGCGAGACTTGCCAGAGCGGTTTGGTCATTTTCGCAAGGTTCACACCCGCTTTCGGCGCTGGGCAAAGACGGGCGTATGGCAACGGGTGTTTCAGGTGCTGTCTGAAGATGCAGACAACGAATACGCCATGATCGACACCACGATTGTGCGTGCTCATCAGCATAGTGCTGGGGCAAAGGGGGGTGCCAATGCCCAAGCCATTGGTCGTAGTAAAGGGGGATTGAGCACCAAGATTCATGCGACTGTCGATGCACTGGGCAATCCGACAGGCTTTCACCTCACACCCGGGCAGACCTGTGACCTTGATGGGGCTGATGTGCTGCTAAGAACATTCA AAGCTGATACAGTCCTGGCTGACAAAGGATATGACGCAGACCAACGGGTGATTGAGCGACTCCAACAACAGGGCAAGGCTGCTGTGATTCCGCCCAAGCGAAACCGCAAGACACCGCGTGAATACGACAAGGAGCTATACAAAGCGCGGCATCTGATTGAGAACTTCTTTGCCAAACTCAAGCAGTATCGAGCGATTGCGACACGCTATGACAAGTTAGCCGAGACGTTTCTGAGTGCAATTTACATGGCGGCTGCCCTGACTTGGCTTAATTGA
- the thrS gene encoding threonine--tRNA ligase, whose amino-acid sequence MSNAVPSAQPEDESPKKIYLPRTSESETLKKIRHTTSHVMAMAVQKLFPKAQVTIGPWIENGFYYDFDSPEPFTEKDLKAIKKEMTKIINRKLPVIREEVSREEAERRIKALGEPYKLEILADLKEPITIYHLGDQWWDLCAGPHVESTAELNPDAIALESVAGAYWRGDETKAQLQRIYGTAWETPEQLAEYQRRKEEALRRDHRKLGKELGLFIFTDIVGPGLPLWTPKGTLLRSLLEDFLKQEQIKRGYLPVVTPHIARIDLFKTSGHWQKYKEDMFPMMADDDESRLEEQGFVLKPMNCPFHIQIYKSQLRSYRELPMRLAEFGTVYRYEQSGELGGLTRVRGFTVDDSHLFVTPEQLDQEFLNVVDLILSVFKSLQLKNFRARLSFRDPEQDKYIGSDEVWDKAEGAIRRAVETLGMDHFLGIGEAAFYGPKLDFIFQDALDREWQLGTVQVDYNLPERFDLEYVAEDGSRKRPVMIHRAPFGSLERLIGILIEEYAGDFPLWLAPVQVRLMCVTEEQMPFAQLVVEQMRSRSIRARTGQQRRTPGAR is encoded by the coding sequence ATGTCGAACGCCGTTCCTTCTGCACAACCCGAAGACGAATCACCGAAGAAGATTTATCTGCCGCGCACCAGCGAATCGGAAACGCTGAAGAAGATTCGGCACACAACTTCCCATGTGATGGCGATGGCTGTGCAGAAGCTCTTTCCCAAAGCCCAAGTCACCATTGGGCCCTGGATCGAGAACGGCTTTTACTACGACTTTGATAGCCCAGAACCCTTTACTGAAAAGGATCTGAAGGCAATCAAAAAAGAGATGACCAAAATCATCAATCGCAAGCTGCCCGTGATCCGAGAAGAGGTCTCGCGGGAAGAGGCCGAGCGCCGCATTAAAGCACTGGGCGAACCCTATAAGCTAGAAATTCTGGCGGATTTGAAGGAACCGATTACGATTTATCACCTGGGCGACCAGTGGTGGGATCTGTGCGCCGGGCCCCATGTGGAATCGACCGCTGAACTGAATCCAGATGCGATCGCCCTAGAAAGCGTGGCCGGAGCCTATTGGCGCGGCGATGAAACCAAAGCTCAACTCCAGCGCATCTATGGCACCGCCTGGGAAACGCCAGAACAACTGGCCGAATATCAGCGCCGCAAAGAAGAAGCCCTGCGCCGCGACCACCGCAAACTGGGCAAGGAGCTAGGGTTATTTATCTTCACCGATATCGTGGGCCCCGGACTGCCGCTGTGGACACCGAAAGGAACCCTGCTGCGATCGCTCCTGGAAGATTTTCTCAAGCAGGAGCAGATTAAACGCGGCTATCTCCCCGTCGTCACACCGCACATTGCCCGCATTGATTTGTTCAAGACCTCCGGGCACTGGCAAAAGTACAAAGAAGATATGTTCCCCATGATGGCGGACGATGACGAGTCGCGCCTGGAGGAGCAGGGCTTCGTGCTGAAGCCGATGAACTGCCCGTTTCACATTCAGATTTACAAGAGTCAGTTGCGTTCCTATCGGGAACTGCCGATGCGGCTGGCGGAATTTGGTACGGTCTATCGCTACGAGCAATCGGGCGAGCTGGGCGGCTTGACCCGCGTGCGCGGCTTCACCGTGGACGACTCGCACCTGTTCGTCACGCCAGAGCAGCTCGATCAGGAATTCCTGAACGTGGTGGACTTGATTCTCAGCGTATTCAAGAGCCTCCAGCTTAAGAACTTTCGCGCCCGCCTCAGCTTCCGCGATCCCGAACAGGACAAATATATCGGCTCCGATGAAGTGTGGGACAAGGCCGAGGGCGCAATCCGCCGCGCCGTGGAAACCCTGGGCATGGATCACTTCTTGGGCATTGGCGAGGCCGCGTTCTATGGACCAAAGCTGGACTTTATCTTCCAGGATGCGCTCGATCGCGAGTGGCAACTGGGCACGGTGCAGGTGGATTACAACCTGCCGGAGCGGTTTGATTTGGAATACGTTGCCGAAGACGGTTCCCGCAAGCGTCCGGTGATGATCCACCGCGCCCCCTTTGGCTCGCTGGAGCGGCTGATTGGGATTTTAATTGAAGAATACGCGGGCGACTTTCCGCTGTGGCTGGCTCCGGTGCAGGTGCGGCTGATGTGCGTGACGGAGGAGCAGATGCCCTTTGCCCAGTTGGTGGTGGAGCAGATGCGATCGCGCTCCATCCGCGCCCGAACTGGACAACAGCGGCGAACGCCTGGGGCAAGATGA
- a CDS encoding DUF4332 domain-containing protein, with protein MRDNAVTVIKGIDDAAAKALQAAGIETTEALLEKGATPTGRKRLAQATGLPEANLLRWLNLADLYRIKGIGREYADLLELAGVDTVPELAQRNPENLHQQIVRLNEEQNIVKLLPEAILVANWVAQAKELPRVIQY; from the coding sequence ATGAGAGATAACGCTGTAACCGTAATCAAAGGCATTGACGACGCGGCCGCCAAAGCCCTGCAAGCAGCAGGCATCGAAACCACCGAAGCCCTGCTCGAAAAAGGCGCAACCCCAACCGGACGCAAGCGGTTGGCCCAGGCAACCGGATTGCCCGAAGCCAATCTACTGCGCTGGCTCAACCTGGCCGACCTGTATCGCATCAAAGGCATCGGGCGAGAATATGCCGACCTGCTGGAACTGGCGGGCGTAGACACCGTGCCCGAACTGGCCCAGCGCAACCCCGAAAACCTGCATCAGCAAATTGTCCGCTTGAACGAAGAACAGAATATCGTCAAGCTGCTGCCCGAAGCCATACTCGTTGCCAATTGGGTCGCCCAGGCAAAGGAACTGCCCCGCGTGATTCAGTATTAA
- a CDS encoding potassium channel family protein, producing the protein MKPRIIVCGLGRAGYKIFCLLKQQGAAVVGINSRPVAQAEHGGADIIVGDMRSAAILLEAGVQEAHTLVLASSDDAQNLAVLTQARVLNPRIRIINRLFNTSLGDRLDHTLPDHVSMSVAALAAPVFAFAAMGSRAIGQLRLFDQVWPMREEFIDETHPWLGRPLSELWEDRSRMLIYYLPENSRMDLVSGVVHGQLLQWGDRLIVATKPEAQVSGRSLSETLLVWGNHLRQFQQHVRPTVMAILLLLAAILGATLLYTEHVRADFIDALYFSVGMITGAGGNEGVAEGAQPEIKLFTVSMMLIGTGVVGICYALLNDLVLGTRLRQLWQSAPIPRRNHYIVCGLGGVGIQTVRQLHASGGRVVVIEKDPGNRFLSAVRSLRVPVILGDASLACTLQDAHIASARALIAVTSDDVANLEIALTAKGIAPRISVIVRNQDPQFAPLAEQVFDFEAVLSPADLAAPSFAAAALGGRILGNGMAGDSLWVALATLITPGHPFCDRPLKEAAMDVDFVPLYLEAERKTTHGWNLLDVTLQAGDVLYLTMPATHLEQLWRTVPSEVGLRGRA; encoded by the coding sequence ATGAAACCAAGAATTATCGTTTGTGGTCTGGGTCGAGCGGGGTACAAGATTTTCTGCCTGCTGAAGCAGCAGGGCGCAGCGGTGGTGGGGATCAACAGTCGCCCGGTTGCCCAGGCTGAGCATGGCGGCGCAGACATTATCGTGGGCGATATGCGCTCGGCAGCAATTTTGCTGGAGGCAGGCGTGCAAGAGGCTCATACGCTGGTGTTGGCCAGCAGCGACGACGCGCAAAATCTGGCCGTGCTGACGCAGGCGCGAGTGCTGAATCCCCGCATTCGCATTATCAATCGCCTGTTTAACACCAGCCTGGGCGATCGCCTCGACCACACGCTGCCCGATCACGTCAGCATGAGCGTGGCGGCACTGGCGGCTCCGGTGTTTGCCTTTGCCGCGATGGGCAGTCGGGCGATTGGGCAACTGCGTCTGTTTGATCAGGTCTGGCCGATGCGGGAGGAGTTCATCGACGAAACCCATCCCTGGCTGGGGCGACCGCTGAGCGAACTCTGGGAAGACCGCTCGCGGATGCTGATTTATTACCTGCCAGAAAATAGCCGTATGGATCTGGTGTCGGGGGTGGTGCATGGGCAGCTGCTGCAATGGGGCGATCGCCTGATAGTGGCTACCAAGCCCGAAGCCCAAGTCAGCGGGCGATCGCTCAGTGAAACGCTGCTCGTTTGGGGCAACCACCTGCGCCAGTTTCAGCAGCATGTCCGCCCGACAGTAATGGCCATCCTGCTCTTGCTCGCGGCGATTCTGGGGGCTACGCTGCTCTACACCGAGCATGTCCGCGCAGATTTCATCGATGCCCTCTACTTTTCGGTAGGGATGATCACAGGGGCAGGCGGCAACGAAGGCGTGGCCGAAGGAGCGCAGCCCGAAATTAAACTGTTCACGGTGTCAATGATGCTGATCGGTACGGGCGTGGTTGGCATCTGCTACGCCCTGCTGAACGACTTGGTGCTGGGAACTCGGCTACGGCAGCTTTGGCAGTCGGCCCCCATTCCCCGCCGCAATCACTACATCGTCTGCGGGCTGGGCGGCGTGGGCATCCAAACCGTGCGCCAGCTCCACGCCAGCGGTGGCCGCGTGGTGGTGATTGAAAAAGATCCAGGCAATCGCTTTTTGAGCGCCGTGCGATCGCTGCGCGTGCCTGTAATTCTTGGAGATGCCAGTCTGGCCTGCACGCTCCAGGATGCCCATATCGCTTCAGCACGGGCCCTGATCGCTGTCACCAGCGATGACGTAGCCAATCTGGAAATTGCCCTGACGGCTAAGGGCATCGCGCCCCGCATCTCCGTCATCGTTCGCAACCAAGATCCGCAGTTTGCCCCGCTAGCAGAACAGGTCTTTGATTTTGAAGCCGTGCTGAGTCCGGCGGATCTGGCGGCTCCCTCCTTTGCGGCGGCCGCACTGGGCGGTCGCATCCTGGGCAACGGCATGGCCGGCGACAGCCTGTGGGTTGCCCTGGCGACGCTGATTACGCCGGGTCATCCCTTCTGCGATCGCCCCCTCAAGGAAGCCGCAATGGATGTCGATTTTGTGCCGCTGTACCTAGAGGCCGAACGCAAAACCACCCACGGCTGGAACCTGCTGGATGTCACGCTGCAAGCCGGGGACGTGCTTTACCTGACCATGCCCGCCACCCATCTGGAGCAACTCTGGCGCACGGTGCCGTCAGAGGTGGGGCTGAGGGGAAGAGCGTAG
- a CDS encoding IS4 family transposase — protein MISNFPEIVKKHLGHLATDDYPVLNSFLFVSIWLSLVLDQSQSSMRSVFKRLNIRGIKVKISTFSKASKNRDPQILYDLFWVLKQELHKRHKIDAAKLTLFPLDSTIVSLTSKLLWAQGIHQVKLFSGLDLMTHEPGGVFIHFGQGHDSKHGKETIDAVPDNSVGVMDRGFLASLARIRYLLNQENRYFIVRIKNNISLKMLENGNFLIGTGKEQVEARVVAFCDLESQTEYRLSTNLPIGGENTISNEEISEFYRLRWQIELFWKFLKMHLKLDRLITKNVNGIEMQIYACLVAYVILQLVTIPKEFGNKVLDKLRYLQAFMCENISYAHWLQKLVFC, from the coding sequence ATGATATCAAACTTTCCTGAGATCGTCAAAAAGCATCTGGGCCACCTCGCCACGGATGACTATCCGGTTCTCAACAGCTTTCTATTTGTTTCTATTTGGCTCTCCTTGGTTCTCGATCAGAGTCAAAGCAGTATGAGGAGCGTCTTCAAGCGCTTAAATATTCGTGGCATCAAGGTCAAGATTTCTACTTTTTCTAAAGCCAGCAAGAACCGTGATCCCCAGATACTTTATGATCTTTTTTGGGTATTGAAGCAGGAACTCCACAAAAGGCATAAGATTGATGCTGCAAAGCTGACTTTATTTCCGCTGGATTCAACCATTGTTAGTTTGACGAGCAAGTTGCTCTGGGCGCAGGGTATTCACCAAGTAAAGCTGTTTAGTGGTTTAGATTTAATGACACATGAGCCGGGGGGTGTTTTCATCCACTTTGGTCAAGGTCATGACAGTAAACATGGGAAGGAAACGATCGATGCTGTGCCTGATAATAGTGTCGGGGTCATGGATCGGGGCTTTTTAGCTAGCCTAGCTCGAATTCGCTATTTACTGAATCAAGAGAATCGCTACTTTATCGTCAGAATCAAGAATAATATTAGTCTCAAGATGCTAGAAAATGGCAACTTCTTGATTGGCACGGGTAAGGAGCAAGTTGAAGCACGGGTTGTCGCCTTTTGTGATTTAGAATCACAAACAGAATATCGCTTGTCAACGAATCTACCGATAGGGGGAGAAAATACCATTTCCAATGAGGAAATTAGCGAATTTTATCGTTTGCGTTGGCAGATAGAGTTATTTTGGAAATTTCTGAAGATGCATCTGAAACTAGATCGACTAATTACTAAGAATGTGAACGGGATTGAGATGCAGATTTATGCGTGTTTGGTAGCTTATGTGATTTTGCAATTGGTGACAATTCCGAAAGAATTTGGCAACAAAGTATTAGATAAGCTACGATATTTACAGGCTTTTATGTGTGAAAATATCAGTTATGCCCACTGGCTCCAAAAATTAGTGTTTTGTTGA
- a CDS encoding His/Gly/Thr/Pro-type tRNA ligase C-terminal domain-containing protein has translation MAVIGAKEMESNALSIRTRASGELGAIPVAEVLERLTGAIAHYGNF, from the coding sequence ATGGCGGTGATCGGTGCGAAAGAAATGGAATCCAACGCCCTCAGCATCCGCACCCGCGCCTCTGGTGAACTGGGGGCAATCCCCGTGGCGGAGGTGCTGGAGCGGTTGACCGGGGCGATCGCCCACTACGGCAATTTTTAG